Proteins encoded within one genomic window of Bombina bombina isolate aBomBom1 chromosome 1, aBomBom1.pri, whole genome shotgun sequence:
- the LOC128667079 gene encoding olfactory receptor-like protein OLF4, with translation MKTYPGNVVLSDSAEFYMLAFSSKGEKKPFLSIVFFFIYMAGMLWNLTIIIVVYLDIHLHTPMYVFLCNLSLIDICSTTVSLPKLIDILLTGKNTILFEDCFIQMYFYTFFVITEFILLSFMAYDRYVAICSPLHYQIIINKEKCVLILSGTWISACVNSFFLTGFASSLDFCHTSNIFHFFCEIKAVVNIACADLSFTITFLVESFLFGLFPFAIILASYTKIISTIMHTKSIVSRKKAFSTCSSHLTVIIIFYVTVLCAYLKPPSRQSDELDQMFSVLYAAVTPMLNPLIYTLRNRTVKTALLKIIDREDK, from the exons AATTTTATATGTTAGCATTTTCTAGTAAAGGAGAGAAGAAGCCTTTTCTTTCCAttgtcttcttttttatttacatgGCAGGCATGTTATGGAATTTAACCAtaattatagtggtatatttggaTATTCACCTACATACTCCCATGTATGTGTTTCTCTGTAATTTGtctctta tagatatctgTTCCACCACAGTCAGTCTCCCGAAACTTATTGATATTTTACTAACTGGGAAAAACACAATATTGTTCGAGGACTGCTTCATCCAAATGtacttttatacattttttgttatCACTGAATTTATTTTGTTGTCCTTTATGGCATATGATCGTTATGTTGCAATTTGTAGCCCATTGCATTaccaaattataataaataaagaaaaatgtgtcCTCATTTTAAGCGGCACCTGGATATCTGCATGTGTGAACTCATTTTTTCTCACTGGTTTTGCATCATCATTGGATTTTTGTCATACCAGTAATATTTTTCACTTCTTCTGTGAGATTAAAGCCGTGGTAAATATTGCCTGTGCTGATTTAAGCTTTACTATCACATTCCTTGTAGAATCATTTTTATTTGGATTATTCCCTTTTGCAATTATTTTAGCTTCTTATACCAAAATAATCTCCACTATTATGCATACTAAATCGATTGTCAGTAGAAAAAAAGCCTTTTCTACCTGCTCATCACACCTTaccgtaattattattttttatgtcacTGTCTTGTGTGCATACTTGAAGCCACCCTCTCGGCAGTCTGATGAACTAGATCAAATGTTCTCAGTGCTGTACGCTGCAGTTACTCCCATGTTAAATCCATTAATATATACCCTAAGGAACAGAACGGTCAAGACTGCTTTGTTGAAAATTATTGACAGAGAAGATAAATAG